From Linepithema humile isolate Giens D197 chromosome 8, Lhum_UNIL_v1.0, whole genome shotgun sequence, one genomic window encodes:
- the Pex1 gene encoding peroxisomal ATPase PEX1, with protein sequence MQRERFLVKYVTANNCFAHLPAVWLRRLETEENAIEVSHNGRAYYLSCFPRINNDETLCIGATFARSLNIQEGDEVFVSSVKNVSSLSSIKITPLTTSDRELLELQMERVQSDLLNQVRIVAKGQPIVAWISKFSSVTFIVEDSEPKFTYGLLKQFTEVHVLDTIASAAIKHENVNEELITISSSLAKMFPYFSKGKDHRTSKDNVANYALLQSYGKRSIPRVFRVYPLLEFRSFDQSNACDMILRCPCHILIPRSCLPKDAKSTSETMMCKIKKVQEVRQHVNITSTSFLKNEETSLEPEPPQEFTARIYVLEDILEKCSASLDRKYFDLNSIHSRAYVSSDLRITLNLKVGSRVIVRMIEEATERPKPSSMDIFPSDQSITMENFENYVQFHSRYEALLLNSRATILFDGGKQCVVRMSPADCDYATIDATDMENLVVHVRSVLNSSNAEISEDCPGENLKLEKTSTRYTEGILEDCEIALDLSLSVRRSVDFRYDRENILICGDLGSGKTTICKMLIERYRDAPCFAYTHMIDCRLLKGKKVETIQKMITSALSECVYYQPSILFLDDLESISNTSNDEENTIDATNAARITDMLLNVITHYQESHYISIVATCAGVSKIGSKLRPARGAQFFRTVLQIPNLEKVDRIDILRLTLEDKLCVPGDMNWNYYGNKTEGWVPQDLVDLAEKAKFVAWKRHAAEKSKSPSIVVTEEDVNTALENSTPMSLQGVQLYKSGGHSWSDIGGLAETKSSLTEILQWPLKYPEIFKNAPIKLQSGVLLYGMPGTGKTMLAKAIAGECGVNLISIKGPELLSKYIGVSEESVRNVFERARRAKPCVLFFDEFDSLAPRRGHDSTGVTDRVVNQLLTQLDGVEDREGVAVVAASSRPDLLDPALLRPGRLDKCLHCPLPNELDREAIFAVLCDSQNIDKTELDLKKLVEFSDGFTGADINAAITLAKLSAFEDALATAINGKVDANDIKVTQTHLIESVRSTRPSLSTAEKMKYAKIYTRFSKADNFAEDVLTNQKATLA encoded by the exons ATGCAACGTGAAcgttttcttgtaaaatacgTTACGGCGAACAATTGTTTTGCGCATCTGCCGGCTGTCTGGTTGCGTCGTCTGGAAACTGAG GAGAATGCGATTGAAGTGTCGCATAACGGAAGAGCATATTATCTTTCTTGCTTCCCTCGCATTAATAATGACGAAACACTATGCATCGGGGCGACCTTCGCGAGAAGTTTGAACATTCAGGAAGGAGACGAAGTGTTCGTGTCCTCTGTGAAAAATGTGTCTTCGTTAAGCAGCATTAAAATCACTCCTCTCACGACGAGCGACCGCGAGCTTTTG GAATTGCAAATGGAAAGAGTGCAATCGGATCTCTTGAACCAAGTGAGAATAGTTGCAAAGGGCCAGCCGATTGTGGCGTGGATCTCAAAGTTCTCCTCCGTCACTTTTATTGTGG AGGATTCAGAGCCGAAATTCACGTATGGGTTACTCAAGCAGTTCACGGAGGTGCATGTGCTCGATACAATCGCGAGTGCAGCGATAAAGCATGAGAATGTTAACGAGGAGCTCATTACAATAAGCAGTTCTTTGGCGAAAATGTTTCCTTATTTTTCGAAAGGAAAAGATCATCGCACTTCGAAAGATAATGTCGCAAATTATGCGTTATTGCAAAGCTATGGTAAAAGAAGCATACCTCGCGTGTTTCGTGTATATCCTCTGCTGGAGTTCCGATCCTTCGATCAATCGAACGCTTGCGACATGATCCTGCGATGTCCCTGCCACATCCTGATTCCGAGGAGCTGCTTGCCGAAAGATGCGAAATCTACAAGTGAAACAATGATGT gtaaaataaagaaagtgcAGGAAGTTCGGCAGCACGTTAACATAACTAGCACGAGCTTTCTGAAGAACGAAGAGACCTCTCTCGAGCCTGAACCCCCGCAAGAGTTTACCGCGAGAATTTATGTTCTCGAAGACATTTTAGAAAAGTGTTCCGCATCTTTAGACAGAAAGTATTTCGATCTGAATTCGATTCATTCGCGTGCATACGTGTCATCCGATTTGAGGATTACTCTGAATTTGAAAGTGGGAAGCAGAGTGATCGTGCGGATGATCGAAGAGGCAACCGAGCGGCCGAAACCGTCGTCAATGGACATCTTCCCGTCCGATCAATCGATCACGAtggaaaatttcgaaaattacgTTCAATTTCATTCAAGATACGAGGCGTTGCTGCTCAACTCGCGCGCGACGATTTTATTCGACGGCGGCAAACAATGCGTTGTGCGAATGTCACCTGCGGATTGCGATTATGCGACGATAGACGCGACGGATATGGAAAACCTGGTCGTCCACGTTCGATCTGTGTTGAATTCGAGTAATGCAGAAATTTCGGAGGACTGTCCCGGAGAAAATTTGAAACTGGAGAAAACTTCCACGAG atATACAGAGGGCATTCTTGAAGACTGCGAGATCGCGCTCGATCTCAGCTTGAGTGTGCGGCGATCGGTCGACTTCCGGTATGATCgggaaaacattttaatttgcggTGATTTGGGTTCCGGCAAAACGACCATCTGCAAAATGCTAATCGAGCGTTATCGCGACGCGCCGTGTTTCGCGTACACGCACATGATTGATTGCAGATTGCTGAAAG GTAAAAAGGTAGAAACAATACAGAAGATGATTACTTCCGCATTGAGTGAATGCGTGTATTATCAACCGTCTATACTATTTCTGGACGATTTGGAAAGCATTTCAAACACATCAAATGACGAGGAAAATACCATAGACGCGACGAATGCTGCCAg AATTACGGATATGTTGCTCAACGTTATTACGCACTATCAGGAATCCCATTATATTTCCATCGTTGCCACCTGCGCTGGTGTTAGCAAGATTGGCTCGAAACTGCGACCAGCGAGAGGAGCGCAGTTTTTTAGAACAGTTTTACAGATTCCCAATCTCGAGAAG GTGGATAGAATCGATATTTTGCGATTAACGCTCGAGGACAAGCTGTGCGTGCCCGGAGACATGAATTGGAATTACTATGGAAACAAGACCGAGGGGTGGGTGCCCCAGGATCTCGTCGACTTGGCGGAGAAGGCGAAGTTCGTCGCGTGGAAGCGTCACG CGGcggaaaaatcaaaatcaccGTCGATCGTCGTGACGGAGGAGGACGTCAACACCGCCCTGGAGAACAGCACGCCGATGTCGCTGCAGGGCGTGCAGTTGTACAAGAGCGGTGGTCACTCTTGGTCCGACATCGGCGGACTGGCGGAAACGAAGAGTTCCCTCACGGAAATTCTGCAGTGGCCGCTCAAGTACCCGGAGATCTTCAAAAACGCTCCGATCAAGCTGCAGAGCGGCGTTCTTTTGTACGGAATGCCCGGCACCGGAAAGACGATGCTGGCCAAAGCGATCGCCGGCGAGTGCGGCGTGAATCTGATCAGCATCAAG GGTCCAGAATTGCTATCAAAGTACATAGGCGTCAGTGAGGAATCCGTGAGAAATGTGTTCGAAAG agcTCGCCGCGCCAAGCCATGCGTCTTATTCTTTGATGAGTTCGATAGTCTCGCACCCAG acGCGGACATGATAGCACTGGGGTCACCGATCGGGTGGTGAATCAGCTGCTAACGCAACTTGACGGAGTCGAAGATCGCGAAGGAGTGGCGGTCGTTGCCGCATCTTCCAGGCCCGATTTGTTGGATCCAGCTCTTTTGAGACCAGGACGCCTCGACAAGTGTCTGCACTGCCCTTTACCGAACGAG ttggacAGAGAGGCGATCTTCGCGGTTTTATGTGATTCTCAAAATATAGATAAGACCGAATTGGACCTGAAAAAATTAGTCGAGTTCTCTGATGGATTCACGGGAGCTGATATCAACGCGGCGATTACTTTGGCGAAGCTGTCGGCGTTCGAAGATGCCTTGGCAACTGCGATT AACGGCAAAGTGGATGCAAACGACATCAAAGTCACGCAAACGCATCTCATCGAGTCTGTCAGATCGACGAGGCCATCTTTGTCCACTGcggaaaaaatgaaatacgCCAAAAT TTACACCAGGTTTTCCAAGGCGGATAATTTTGCGGAGGATGTACTGACGAATCAGAAGGCAACACTTGCTTAA
- the CycB3 gene encoding G2/mitotic-specific cyclin-B3, protein MAPPKSLLGHNRQNVLATSRKGMTTRSQNAVQSNVCSFKPSGSRETRAKRKAEASPPKEKTTKRTAFANITNAIVSFGGQNHASKKTVNIIKPHVENNAAAKPADVTTLKAVLTKSKSTIRVPIHTAKPKKEEKTESNKSQGTRHSSDLEKSEDNSLYVSALEDITDSMKRTRRSNNILKIKEYEKTIEMDEKKEENSSEPRTSEKVSAAALLVAMPVSTVPDNIQWDFDIENWLDPFQVSMYAMDIFDYLKEREVQFPIGDYMERQVCLSRWMRALLIDWMVEVQESFELNHETLYLAIKLVDLYLTKVTVGKETLQLLGASSLFIASKFDERIPPMVEDFLYICDGAYSQRELIRMEMNVLKVVNFDLGIPLSYRFLRRYARCAKVSMPTLTLARYILEYSLMDYSMITLSDSKLAAAALLLAMLMKDLGGWNSTLEYYSGYKLDDIRDICNLLNETLHKKHKETLMTVRNKYSHKIFFEVAKLPLKDTLDI, encoded by the exons ATGGCACCTCCAAAATCATTACTTGGACATAATAGACAAAACGTCCTTGCAACCTCAAGAAAGGGGATGACAACCAGGAGTCAGAATGCTGTGCAAAGCAACGTATGTTCCTTCAAACCTTCCGGCTCGAGAGAGACTCGAGCTAAACGGAAAGCGGAAGCTTCGCCACCGAAAGAAAAAACCACCAAACGAACCGCCTTTGCAAACATTACTAAT GCCATCGTATCGTTCGGAGGACAGAATCATGCATCGAAAAAAACAGTTAATATCATTAAGCCGCATGTGGAAAATAATGCCGCGGCGAAGCCCGCGGACGTTACTACATTGAAAGCCGTGTTAACGAAATCAAAATCGACGATTCGTGTCCCAATTCATACCGCCAAACccaaaaaagaagaaaagacaGAGAGCAACAAGAGTCAAGGCACGAGGCACAGTTCGGATTTAGAAAAATCGGAAGACAATTCGCTGTACGTCAGCGCCTTGGAAGATATTACGGATAGCATGAAGAGGACTCGCAGGagcaacaatattttaaaa ATCAAGGAGTACGAGAAGACAATCGAAATGGACgagaagaaagaggaaaacTCGAGTGAGCCCAGGACGAGCGAAAAGGTTTCCGCCGCCGCGTTACTGGTTGCCATGCCCGTATCGACAGTGCCCGACAATATACAATGGGACTTCGACATCGAGAATTGGTTGGATCCGTTCCAGGTATCGATGTACGCGATGGACATCTTCGATTATTTGAAGGAGCGCGAAGTCCAGTTCCCGATCGGTGACTACATGGAGCGGCAGGTGTGCCTCTCGCGGTGGATGAGGGCGCTGCTGATCGACTGGATGGTCGAAGTCCAGGAGTCATTCGAGTTAAATCATGAAACTCTCTATCTAGCCATAAAGCTGGTCGACCTGTATCTAACAAAGGTCACAGTTGGCAAGGAAACCCTGCAACTGTTGGGTGCCTCGAGTCTTTTTATAGCGAGCAAATTTGAT GAAAGAATACCGCCGATGGTAGAGGATTTCTTGTACATATGTGATGGCGCGTATTCGCAGCGAGAGCTCATCCGCATGGAGATGAACGTCTTGAAAGTAGTGAATTTTGATCTGGGAATACCTCTTTCTTACAGATTTCTTCGGCGTTATGCTAGG TGCGCTAAGGTGTCCATGCCCACGTTAACTCTGGCGCGATACATATTAGAGTACTCGCTGATGGATTACTCGATGATCACGCTCAGCGATAGCAAATTGGCAGCGGCGGCGCTCTTATTAGCAATGCTGATGAAAGACTTGGGCGGGTGGAATTCGACTTTAGAATATTATAGTGGCTATAAGCTCGATGATAtaagagatatttgcaatctTTTGAATGAGACTCTGCATAAGAAACACAAGGAAACCTTAATGACCGTACGCAATAAATACAGCCACAA GATATTCTTCGAAGTAGCAAAGCTGCCGCTAAAAGATACTCTAGATATATag